One window of the Deltaproteobacteria bacterium genome contains the following:
- the msrA gene encoding peptide-methionine (S)-S-oxide reductase MsrA, which translates to MTCMGSLRMPAPSEALPGRDEPVRVPPQHVVLGAPLLPPFPDGSERAIFAMGCFWGAERKFWNVEGVYTTAAGYAGGFTKNPTYREVCSGQTGHAEVVLVVYDPKRVTYADLLRVFWENHDPTQGMRQGNDVGTQYRSAIYTTSEAQKKAAEASREQYQQALAQARHGQIATEIAAEPPFYYAEDYHQQYLAKNPGGYCGLGGTGVSCPAGLSR; encoded by the coding sequence ATGACGTGCATGGGTTCCCTGCGTATGCCCGCTCCGTCAGAAGCGCTTCCCGGACGCGACGAGCCGGTGCGCGTCCCGCCTCAGCACGTCGTGCTCGGTGCTCCGCTGTTGCCGCCGTTTCCCGACGGTTCCGAGCGGGCCATCTTCGCCATGGGCTGCTTCTGGGGCGCCGAACGCAAGTTCTGGAACGTCGAGGGCGTGTACACGACCGCCGCCGGCTACGCGGGCGGATTCACCAAGAACCCCACCTACCGCGAGGTGTGCTCCGGCCAGACCGGCCACGCCGAGGTGGTGCTCGTCGTCTACGATCCGAAGCGCGTGACTTACGCGGATCTGCTGCGCGTCTTCTGGGAGAACCACGATCCCACGCAGGGGATGCGGCAGGGCAACGACGTCGGCACCCAGTACCGCTCCGCCATCTACACGACCAGCGAGGCGCAGAAGAAGGCCGCCGAAGCATCGCGCGAGCAATATCAGCAGGCGCTGGCGCAGGCGCGGCACGGGCAGATCGCGACCGAGATCGCCGCCGAGCCTCCGTTCTATTACGCCGAGGACTACCACCAGCAGTATCTGGCGAAGAATCCCGGCGGGTATTGCGGCCTCGGTGGCACCGGCGTGTCCTGCCCCGCAGGCCTCAGTCGCTAG
- a CDS encoding DUF4091 domain-containing protein, whose product MPVRLLAVALTSSLLLLGAPLEAQTVTAIRSSVKVRQTDKVPLVSSIEIRAARNEFESFQVVVTAKSPLSAVTVTAPTLVLDGSPTTTIPSSELRLYREQNMYFTSPSNPEGDRGWWPDALVPGRDDGAAVFNNNGVWSEGPSSGETRNAFPASVSARNNLVVFVDVHVPASQPAGRYTGNVRVSNGAKSLGTIGVVLLVRNFALPSTSSLPTAFAVSIDHMCVAHGNASGPWCARGNPDFHLWARLYGRFLLDHRITMFLPDHPDTSDWQATFATYDKDYGSVINGTDASQRLSGAQMTTLVYPWFDGNDDGSTATAKMANWATFTRTGAGRTFSWFSRTFHYARPDEPGSSCANWAPIVNQGAWAHSVDPSFRVMVTGTVADYLACNAGNAVNILNPPVDFLDMKPNGFAPGNHRADYDAFLSNAPVNALWMYQSCDVHDCGSASNASAVNWPNFMVDATAVQNRAEPWMHFIYDAPGMLYWDISNKLPDAWRNDGIYDFTGQGDGTLVYPGTPTTVVNGSSYAIGGTSHIPVASYRLKMIRKGLEDYEYLTLCKAMNPGTAMNIARGMFPMSAIGANGQPTGSMYAANNYPGSTPGTFADNLENARVQLAQCITGSAGP is encoded by the coding sequence GTGCCTGTCCGGTTGCTCGCGGTCGCTCTCACATCCTCGCTTCTGCTCCTGGGTGCACCTCTCGAGGCGCAGACGGTCACCGCCATCCGGTCATCCGTGAAAGTGCGGCAGACGGACAAGGTGCCCCTCGTCAGCAGCATCGAGATCCGCGCCGCAAGAAACGAGTTCGAGTCGTTCCAGGTCGTCGTGACGGCAAAGTCGCCGCTGTCGGCGGTCACCGTGACCGCCCCGACGCTGGTGCTTGACGGAAGCCCGACGACGACGATCCCGTCGTCCGAGCTCCGCCTGTACCGGGAGCAGAACATGTACTTCACTTCCCCTTCGAATCCGGAAGGCGACAGGGGATGGTGGCCCGATGCGCTCGTTCCCGGGCGCGACGACGGCGCTGCGGTCTTCAACAACAACGGCGTCTGGAGCGAAGGGCCGTCCAGCGGGGAGACGAGAAATGCATTTCCGGCGAGCGTCTCCGCCCGGAACAATCTCGTCGTGTTCGTCGACGTCCATGTTCCAGCGAGTCAACCGGCGGGCAGGTACACGGGAAACGTGAGGGTGAGCAATGGCGCCAAATCGCTCGGGACGATCGGCGTGGTCTTGCTCGTCCGTAACTTCGCCTTGCCGTCGACGAGCTCCTTGCCGACCGCCTTTGCGGTGTCCATCGATCACATGTGCGTCGCTCACGGGAACGCATCGGGGCCGTGGTGCGCCAGGGGCAATCCCGATTTCCATCTCTGGGCGCGACTCTACGGGCGATTCCTGCTCGATCACCGCATCACGATGTTCCTGCCCGATCATCCGGACACGTCCGATTGGCAGGCGACGTTCGCTACATATGACAAGGATTACGGCAGCGTGATCAACGGCACGGATGCGAGCCAGCGTCTCTCGGGGGCGCAGATGACCACGCTCGTCTACCCGTGGTTCGACGGCAACGACGACGGATCGACTGCCACCGCGAAGATGGCCAACTGGGCGACGTTCACCAGGACCGGTGCCGGAAGGACGTTCTCCTGGTTCAGCAGGACCTTTCATTATGCGCGGCCCGATGAGCCGGGATCGAGCTGCGCCAATTGGGCCCCGATCGTCAATCAAGGGGCCTGGGCGCACAGCGTCGACCCGAGCTTCCGCGTCATGGTGACCGGCACCGTGGCGGACTACCTGGCTTGCAACGCCGGGAACGCCGTGAACATCCTGAACCCGCCCGTCGATTTCCTCGACATGAAGCCCAACGGATTCGCGCCGGGCAATCACCGCGCCGACTACGACGCGTTCCTCTCCAATGCGCCGGTGAATGCCCTCTGGATGTACCAGAGCTGCGACGTCCACGACTGCGGCAGCGCCAGCAACGCGAGCGCCGTCAACTGGCCCAACTTCATGGTGGACGCGACGGCGGTGCAGAACCGCGCCGAGCCCTGGATGCACTTCATCTACGACGCGCCCGGAATGCTCTACTGGGACATCTCGAACAAGCTCCCGGATGCCTGGAGAAACGACGGCATCTACGACTTCACGGGCCAAGGCGACGGCACGCTCGTCTACCCGGGCACGCCCACCACGGTGGTGAACGGCTCGTCGTACGCCATCGGGGGGACGAGCCATATCCCGGTCGCAAGCTACCGGCTGAAGATGATCCGCAAAGGGCTCGAGGACTACGAGTACCTCACCCTTTGCAAAGCGATGAATCCGGGCACGGCGATGAACATCGCGCGGGGCATGTTTCCGATGTCAGCGATCGGAGCCAATGGACAGCCGACCGGCAGCATGTACGCGGCGAACAACTATCCGGGCTCTACTCCTGGAACGTTTGCCGACAACCTGGAGAATGCCCGCGTGCAGCTCGCGCAGTGCATTACCGGCAGCGCGGGACCGTGA
- a CDS encoding sugar phosphotransferase yields MLDLDALPDWLRRQRWFGGKGTPIAAVRVVDEAGLDGLHVVTIEVRYDGERPAERYLLPLKPDDAPLEEALDEQACLAILAILRGRRAIRTRGGALRGERFDGPDSPLSSLPERPTVRRLSAEQSNTSLVFGDAVILKLIRKLDQGKSPELEIGALLARRGFRSTPALLGALSLEGIVEATVAVAHRFVRVETDGWSYVVDAFTKEAVPPVALLGEIRELGARVGELHSALAAPDEAAFAPEPIRRQDLERWTLGLLSELDRTVRVAGSIVPDLQSRKDALRARIERLATAHPAGLRLRQHGDLHLGQVLRSGGQWLIFDFEGEPARTLPERREKHCPYKDVAGMLRSFAYAAAAAEKRGASPGDRRGPAREAFLAGYRSRAQHLLPDDERTAKVLLASLELEKLLYELRYEVGHRPDWVGIPARDLQQEEA; encoded by the coding sequence ATGCTGGATCTCGATGCCTTGCCGGACTGGCTGCGGCGACAACGCTGGTTCGGCGGCAAGGGCACGCCGATCGCCGCGGTGCGCGTCGTCGACGAGGCCGGCCTCGACGGCCTGCACGTCGTGACCATCGAGGTGCGCTATGACGGCGAGCGTCCCGCGGAACGGTACCTGCTGCCCCTGAAACCGGACGATGCTCCGCTCGAGGAGGCGCTCGATGAGCAGGCCTGCCTCGCCATTCTCGCGATCCTCCGCGGACGCCGTGCGATTCGGACGCGCGGTGGCGCGCTCCGTGGGGAGCGGTTCGACGGACCAGACTCGCCCCTGTCTTCGTTGCCCGAGCGGCCCACTGTGCGCAGGCTCTCGGCGGAGCAGAGCAACACTTCGCTCGTATTCGGCGATGCCGTCATCCTCAAGTTGATCCGCAAGCTCGATCAAGGAAAGAGCCCGGAGCTGGAGATCGGTGCGCTGCTGGCGCGGCGGGGCTTTCGCTCCACGCCGGCGCTGCTGGGCGCGCTCTCGCTCGAAGGCATCGTGGAGGCCACGGTGGCTGTCGCGCACCGCTTCGTCCGCGTCGAGACCGATGGCTGGTCGTACGTCGTCGATGCGTTCACGAAGGAGGCCGTCCCGCCGGTGGCGTTGCTCGGGGAGATCCGCGAGCTCGGCGCACGCGTCGGCGAGCTGCACAGCGCGCTCGCGGCGCCGGACGAGGCGGCGTTCGCGCCGGAACCCATTCGTCGCCAGGACCTGGAGCGCTGGACCCTCGGACTCCTGTCGGAGCTCGATCGGACCGTGCGGGTCGCCGGATCGATCGTGCCGGATCTGCAGTCTCGAAAGGATGCGCTGCGGGCGCGGATCGAGCGGCTCGCCACCGCGCACCCCGCCGGACTGCGGCTGCGGCAGCACGGCGATCTCCACCTCGGGCAAGTGCTGCGCTCCGGCGGGCAATGGCTGATCTTCGATTTCGAGGGCGAGCCGGCGCGGACGCTGCCGGAACGGCGCGAGAAGCACTGCCCGTACAAGGACGTCGCCGGGATGCTCCGCTCTTTCGCCTATGCGGCGGCGGCGGCGGAAAAGCGCGGAGCGTCTCCTGGCGATCGCCGGGGACCTGCGCGCGAGGCATTCCTTGCGGGGTACCGGTCGCGGGCGCAACATCTGCTCCCGGATGACGAGAGGACGGCGAAGGTCCTCCTCGCCTCGCTCGAGCTGGAGAAGCTGCTCTACGAGTTGCGGTATGAGGTCGGCCACCGGCCCGATTGGGTCGGGATTCCTGCGCGCGACCTGCAGCAGGAGGAAGCGTGA
- a CDS encoding heme-binding protein: MSICFVLSAAVCSAAALAQGTPAPAPSPYAIPIGPGIGLDAAKKVAAATSAEARKNKWFMAIAVVDPAGTLVYFEKADTTQNGSANVAINKARSAALYKRPTKAFQDALEKGGLGVRVLALEGAVPVDGGLPLLVDGKLVGAVGVSGDLSEHDAQCAAAGAAALAAPPAR; this comes from the coding sequence ATGTCCATCTGCTTCGTCCTCTCGGCCGCCGTCTGCTCCGCCGCGGCGCTCGCCCAGGGAACTCCCGCTCCGGCGCCCAGCCCCTACGCCATCCCGATCGGGCCCGGCATCGGCCTGGACGCCGCGAAGAAAGTCGCTGCGGCGACTTCAGCGGAGGCGCGCAAGAACAAGTGGTTCATGGCCATCGCCGTCGTCGATCCGGCCGGCACGCTGGTCTACTTCGAGAAGGCGGACACGACCCAGAACGGCAGCGCGAACGTCGCCATCAACAAGGCCCGATCGGCCGCGCTCTACAAGCGTCCGACGAAGGCGTTCCAGGACGCGCTGGAAAAGGGAGGCTTGGGCGTCCGAGTCCTTGCGCTCGAAGGCGCGGTGCCCGTCGATGGAGGCTTGCCGCTCCTCGTCGATGGCAAGCTCGTCGGCGCCGTCGGCGTCTCCGGCGATCTCTCCGAGCACGACGCACAATGCGCGGCGGCTGGCGCCGCAGCCTTGGCAGCGCCGCCCGCGCGGTGA
- a CDS encoding class I SAM-dependent methyltransferase → MPALAQRTCLGLVRLFQETPLRRYALRNETTERYANAAAYVADRTSQIEDYRALFTRFVTLRDKVVAELGCSKGYILDAFLRSEAFTPIGIENDPKVIRVGAKEYPHIPFVQSTATSIPLPDASVDLMYTIDTVEHLSRPREMFRECYRILRPGGQFLIHFHPWLGPYGAHLEDIIPFPWPHVVFSMETLLATAADIYDSDAHVPAFYWFDAETGNRRPNPYRDVAYWREFLNRMTIREFRKLLATTSFEVEHFEQIGFSGRRFPLFRYLSGVARIPGLDELFARAAFFVVRKPSD, encoded by the coding sequence ATGCCCGCATTGGCACAGCGAACGTGTCTGGGCCTGGTCCGGCTCTTTCAGGAAACGCCGCTACGCCGCTATGCGCTGCGCAACGAGACGACCGAGCGCTACGCCAACGCCGCGGCCTACGTGGCCGATCGCACGAGCCAGATCGAGGACTACCGCGCTCTGTTCACGCGCTTCGTTACGCTTCGCGACAAGGTCGTCGCTGAGCTCGGGTGCTCGAAGGGATACATCCTCGACGCTTTCCTCCGCTCCGAGGCGTTCACGCCCATTGGGATCGAGAACGACCCGAAGGTCATTCGCGTCGGCGCCAAGGAGTATCCGCACATCCCTTTCGTGCAGTCGACGGCAACGTCGATTCCGCTGCCGGATGCGAGCGTCGATCTCATGTACACCATCGATACCGTCGAGCATCTCAGCCGGCCGCGGGAGATGTTCCGCGAGTGCTACCGCATCCTCCGGCCCGGAGGTCAGTTCCTCATCCACTTCCATCCCTGGTTGGGGCCGTATGGCGCCCACCTCGAAGACATCATTCCGTTCCCCTGGCCGCACGTCGTGTTCTCGATGGAGACGCTCCTCGCCACCGCGGCGGACATCTACGACTCCGACGCGCACGTCCCAGCCTTCTACTGGTTCGATGCAGAGACAGGGAACCGCCGACCGAATCCGTACCGCGACGTCGCCTACTGGCGGGAATTCCTCAACCGGATGACGATTCGAGAGTTCCGCAAGCTCCTCGCCACGACCTCCTTCGAGGTCGAGCATTTCGAGCAGATCGGCTTCAGCGGCCGGCGGTTCCCGCTCTTCCGATATTTGAGCGGCGTTGCCCGGATTCCGGGCCTGGATGAGCTCTTTGCGCGCGCCGCGTTCTTCGTCGTGCGCAAACCTAGCGACTGA
- a CDS encoding ATP-binding cassette domain-containing protein, whose amino-acid sequence MSTPLIEFDRVSILRDGVTALDRLSLRIDDGERVAVLGPNGAGKSTLVDALTRAVYPAAGMGPSALRIYGRDRWDVFELRNLLGIVTHALVRDCTGPYTALETVLSGFFSSIGVWPHHQVTEQMREEARLALRELEIAHLEGVPLKEMSSGEVRRAVIARALVHRPRALVLDEPTVSLDIRGRRELLAAMRQLASAGKSLVLVTHTLDDVIPEIDRVVTLRDGHILHDGPTREVLRSGPLSELFRVDVHVAEREGAWHMW is encoded by the coding sequence ATGTCGACCCCGCTGATCGAATTCGACCGCGTCAGCATCCTGCGCGATGGCGTCACCGCCCTGGACCGACTGAGCCTGCGCATCGACGACGGGGAGCGCGTGGCCGTCCTGGGACCGAACGGCGCTGGCAAGTCGACGTTGGTGGATGCGCTCACGCGCGCGGTCTACCCGGCGGCCGGCATGGGCCCGTCGGCGCTCCGGATCTACGGGCGCGACCGGTGGGACGTCTTCGAGCTGCGCAACCTGCTCGGAATCGTCACGCACGCGCTGGTGCGCGACTGCACGGGGCCGTACACGGCGCTGGAAACAGTGCTATCCGGCTTCTTCAGCAGTATCGGCGTCTGGCCGCATCACCAGGTGACCGAACAGATGCGCGAGGAGGCGAGGCTCGCGCTGCGAGAGCTGGAGATTGCGCACCTGGAAGGCGTCCCGCTGAAGGAGATGTCCTCCGGGGAAGTGCGCCGCGCCGTCATCGCCCGCGCGCTCGTTCATCGTCCGCGCGCGCTCGTTCTGGACGAGCCGACCGTCAGCCTCGACATTCGCGGCCGCCGCGAGCTGCTCGCCGCCATGCGCCAACTGGCGAGCGCGGGCAAGAGCCTGGTCCTGGTGACGCATACGCTCGACGACGTCATCCCCGAAATCGACCGGGTCGTGACGTTGCGCGACGGCCACATCCTCCACGACGGGCCAACCCGGGAAGTGCTGCGAAGCGGTCCGTTGAGCGAATTGTTCAGGGTGGATGTCCACGTGGCCGAGCGCGAAGGCGCGTGGCACATGTGGTAG
- a CDS encoding bifunctional aldolase/short-chain dehydrogenase, producing the protein MKNRWSDAEARQYCDRYAPRWGEALALRVYTSRLIGAEADLVMHGGGNTSVKIARENLLGDRIDVLCVKGSGWDLDSIEPEGFPALDLGWLRKLRKLEALSDEEMVNQLRTHLFDASAPNPSVETLLHAFLPHAFIDHTHADAILALTNQPDGTELIRNALGDRVLVVPYVMPGFRLAKLAAEIFEAKPDAEGMVLLKHGLFTFAADARTSYERTVDCVDRAESFLRSRLRGRSASSSRATEPNAASAKMAQIGPALRGLLASPSGNPDQPHRRVILEHRATPEILGLLDAPQCASLAARGPLTPDHVIRTKSHHLFIAQPALNDADALRRQLADAIASFRTQYDSYFAEQVSSKGVTRSKIDPDPRVLLIPGVGIVCAGKTRKDAAIAADIAEHTLRIKAAAEAIGRYEPLGDAELFDMEYWSLEQAKLGKEVEKPLSRQVALVTGAAGAIGVATCMELARAGAHVVLTDVDDEALERARGKVSRIAGGSSCAAVKMDVTDEASVAAGFDRACAIFGGVDIVVANAGIAHVSPLSDLDTSHFRRVLDVNLGGYFLTLRAAARVMRAQGTGGNVVINASKNVFAPGADFGAYSASKAAGHQLGKVAAIELAPLGIRVNMINADAVFAEGDTPSGLWQQIGPDRARSRGIPPEKLQEFYRERNLLHAEVTGAHVGRAVVFFASNQTPTTGATLPVDGGIAAAFPR; encoded by the coding sequence ATGAAGAATCGCTGGTCCGACGCCGAAGCAAGACAGTATTGCGACCGCTACGCGCCGCGCTGGGGGGAAGCGCTCGCTCTGCGCGTCTACACGTCCCGCTTGATCGGCGCCGAGGCCGATCTCGTCATGCACGGCGGAGGAAACACCTCCGTCAAGATCGCCAGGGAGAACCTGCTCGGAGACCGCATCGACGTTCTGTGCGTGAAGGGCAGCGGCTGGGATCTCGATTCCATCGAACCGGAAGGATTTCCCGCTCTCGACCTCGGCTGGCTGCGGAAGCTGCGCAAGCTGGAAGCGCTCTCCGACGAGGAGATGGTCAACCAGCTCCGCACGCATCTCTTCGATGCCAGCGCGCCGAATCCGTCGGTGGAGACGCTGCTGCACGCGTTCCTTCCGCACGCGTTCATCGATCACACGCACGCGGACGCGATCCTCGCGCTGACCAATCAGCCGGACGGCACGGAGCTGATCAGGAACGCCCTCGGCGATCGCGTGCTGGTGGTCCCCTACGTGATGCCCGGATTCCGGCTGGCGAAGCTCGCCGCGGAGATCTTCGAAGCAAAACCGGACGCGGAGGGAATGGTCCTGCTGAAGCACGGACTCTTCACGTTCGCGGCCGATGCGCGGACGAGCTACGAGCGGACCGTCGACTGCGTCGACCGGGCGGAGAGCTTCTTGCGCTCGCGCCTGCGGGGGCGGTCCGCGTCCTCTTCGCGCGCCACCGAACCGAACGCCGCTTCGGCGAAAATGGCGCAGATCGGTCCCGCCCTGCGCGGCCTCCTGGCCTCGCCGAGCGGCAATCCCGACCAGCCGCATCGCCGCGTCATCCTCGAGCACCGCGCAACTCCGGAGATCCTCGGATTGCTGGACGCCCCGCAGTGCGCATCGCTGGCGGCGCGCGGACCGCTCACGCCCGACCACGTGATCCGCACCAAGTCGCATCATCTATTCATCGCGCAGCCAGCCCTGAACGACGCCGATGCACTGCGCAGGCAGCTCGCCGACGCCATCGCAAGCTTCCGTACGCAATACGACTCCTACTTCGCGGAGCAGGTCAGCTCGAAGGGCGTCACGCGCAGCAAGATCGATCCGGACCCCCGGGTGCTGCTCATCCCCGGCGTCGGAATCGTCTGTGCGGGCAAGACGCGCAAGGACGCCGCCATCGCCGCGGACATCGCGGAGCACACGCTGCGCATCAAGGCGGCGGCGGAAGCGATCGGCCGCTACGAGCCGCTCGGCGACGCCGAGCTGTTCGACATGGAGTACTGGAGTCTCGAGCAGGCGAAGCTGGGCAAGGAGGTGGAGAAACCTCTTTCTCGCCAGGTCGCCCTCGTCACCGGAGCAGCCGGCGCCATCGGCGTGGCCACGTGCATGGAGCTGGCAAGAGCGGGCGCGCACGTCGTCCTCACCGACGTTGACGACGAGGCCCTCGAACGGGCGCGCGGCAAGGTTTCGCGCATCGCCGGCGGCAGCTCCTGCGCCGCGGTGAAGATGGACGTCACCGACGAGGCGTCCGTCGCCGCGGGATTCGATCGCGCCTGCGCCATCTTCGGCGGCGTGGATATCGTCGTCGCCAATGCGGGGATTGCGCACGTGAGCCCGCTGTCGGACCTCGATACGAGCCACTTCCGCAGGGTGCTGGACGTGAACCTGGGCGGCTATTTTCTCACCTTGCGCGCCGCGGCGCGCGTGATGCGCGCGCAGGGCACGGGCGGAAACGTGGTCATCAACGCCTCCAAGAACGTCTTCGCTCCAGGCGCGGATTTCGGCGCCTATAGCGCGTCCAAGGCGGCCGGCCATCAGCTCGGCAAGGTGGCGGCCATCGAGCTGGCGCCGCTCGGGATCCGCGTGAACATGATCAACGCCGACGCGGTTTTCGCCGAGGGAGACACGCCTTCGGGCCTCTGGCAGCAGATCGGGCCGGATCGGGCCCGCTCGCGTGGCATCCCCCCGGAGAAGCTGCAGGAGTTCTACCGCGAGCGGAACCTGCTCCACGCCGAGGTTACCGGCGCGCACGTAGGACGCGCCGTCGTTTTCTTCGCTTCCAACCAGACGCCGACGACGGGAGCGACGCTGCCCGTCGACGGCGGAATTGCCGCCGCCTTCCCGCGCTGA